TGGTCGCGAGTGGAGCGAACAAAGTGTAACCTTAACACACGCGGCCGAAAAGGCGAAGGACTTTTCCACCCCCCATTACACCACCGCCCACTATCCCCTTCCCACCAACAGACAACAGAGAAAGCAGACAGACAATGCCGTTCATTACAGGAGGCGAGGCgtaggaaaaacaaacaagtttttCCAGCTTTGGCGACGCCGCTGCTGATAAAGCATAAAACTGTCGTCAAGGCTTTGCCAGAAttcttttttcccctttttcaaATTGAACTGGGTTCCAGGGGGATGAGGGGAAGTGGAACTGGAAGGACTCTTGTGTGTTGGGCGTCATAATAAGGCTAACACAATGGGCGGGATTAAGTGGGTCCAAAGTGCAATGTGCTCATTGTcctttgcagcagctgcatgtGGAGCCCATCTGCCCGAGGCTGTTGCATGTTTGTTGCGCTTTTGTGTGGGCCGGCGCAACAACGGCTTCTGGCGCCATCCTCCATCCAACATACATGTGCGTGTCCTTGTTGCATCCCCAGATCTAGTGGCCAACTCCACTGCCGATACaaaaacacatatatatgtgaGTACTAATGCGCTCCGGCCTGATTCCCAGCCCGATTCGCATTGCAATTGCAAAGTAAATGCTTTAATGCGCTTATCCTTTTAGCGTCGGTTGGGCATTCGCTCAGTCTACCTAACCGAATGGCTTCCTACCGGCTGCAGGACCTCCTCCTTTCCTGTTCCTGCTCTGCACTTTTTCACACccatttctattttttcctGCCCGCCTGGGCAAACATTGTCGCCATTGCAGTCGTTGGGTGTGGAAATAATTTGAATGCTCTGTGACTTGCTCACAGCGGAAGTGAGAGGGGCATTACGTTATAAGTAGCTAACTTCCTTTGCACAGGAGCAACTTTCAAGTTccgttttgtatttgtttatctgGGCATACTTAGAAGGCAAGTTTGCAAATAATAGGTAACTGCTCGTTTAGAAAGTCCGTATTTGCAAGGCACAGTTCCTGTGCGATAGCAGTTTAGTCATGGATACTGTTTTAAgtttatacaatttataattttacaaTTACTGCTCCTGCTATTGGGATTTGAGTACTTAAACATATGGTTATTGCTATTCTTTTAAGAGTTGATTTACTTAATTGGCATCAACCTTTTGCCATGTCTGTGCACCTGAATAAATGGTGCATGCAACACTAATATTGGCTGCACCTGTAGGCGAAAAGCTGCACTTTTTTGCCACTACGAATCGACGAAACGCAGCCAATTTTCGCCCTCTCACGCGCCAGTGACCGATTTGTTCTGGGATTGGTCCCACGGAGGGCAAACGGCAGTGAAGCGTGCGGatgtcaaatatttgcacagttGTTAAATTCCATCAATGGCATGTCACGGCCAGGCGCGCGTGTCAACGGCAGAGTTATTTTTTCGGCAAAAGACAATCAGAACGGGAACAGATTGAAGTGCAGCAAAGGATACGTGTGTACATACACACGAGCTGCAACTGCGCTAATTAACAGGCAATTAAGCTGGCCGAAGAAGTTGCACAAACACAGCTGTTGCACTCATCGTTGCTCATCGACCAAACAATGCCAAGAAGAAGGGTTAACTTAAGCGCGGCGACCACAAAATGGCGGGCAGACGACTTCCGCTTTGCGACTTCCATAGAGCAAAAGCCACCAGAAAGGGAAAGAACTaccgaaagagagagagagagagagagagagagagaggtaCAGACgccattgtttatttaagcCAATATCCGTTATTTAAGTTGAACTTCCTTCCGGCTGGCATTCGTTGTTGCCTTTGTCagctgtttgtttggcttttgtttgaaatatatttagcaCTGCTGCAAGTGCAAATAGCAAATAACAAATAGCAAATAGAGCCGCCATTTGGACAAAACTTCACcagacacaacaacaacagcatcaacCGACTGCACCAGTGGACAAAGTTCAGCCAACGGAAGTGTGAACTTTCTGCCATTATATACAGTTAGCCGCACCCGTGCAGAACCAAAGAGCGAAGAGCGAAAATTCGAGAAGGACATGCGATGAATTGCCGTGCGAAGTCCTTGTCAAATGAATgctgaaaattaaatgctatTATCATAGTAGCCATGTTTCTGGTGTCAAATATTTGTGCTGATTTCATTACGCTGCCAgttttatatacacattcCACACGAGCACACATAGGTAGAAAATTTCTAAgttttttctaattttctcATCAATATGGAGTTTAATGCCGGCTCCTCGAAATCTGCAAAGGAGCCGCCGCGAGTAGGAGTAACCATCGAGGATCCTGTGTCCAGCTGCGACGAGTTTCCCAGGCCCCTAGGTCCGATGTTGAAATTCTTAGCCAAGAATACTCCGCAGCATCAGCCGACCAGGAGGAGAGCTACTGTACAAAcaaaccaagccaaaaaaTCAGAGAAGAGAACCAAATTGCACCTATCCAAGGCACCGACTCAAGGCAGAAAGCGTCCTGCCGCAAAAGTCGCGAAAAAGGGAGCTCTAACCAACAGGAAACCCAGAAAATCGAAGGCCACCGGGATTTTTGGTGTGAATAGAACTGGTGGAGAGGTACCGACTGGAGTATCCAACGAAAGACCCTGGTGGAAGTTCTTGTTCAGCAAGAAGCAGGATGACGAGAAGATCTTCCGACAAGTCCATAATGATGACATATCCTGCGATACGATGATGACCGACAGGTCAACCCAAACCAATACGAGTGTAAGGATCAGGCCTCAATGGGATGATGATTATGATACACTGAACACTTATAACATgcacaataaatataattaaactaatttacCATGGTTATGTACTATTAGGCAAGAAACTATACAAGTCTGCAGAGTTATGGGGTTTCGATTAAAAGTTGATATATGCTTTTATGTAGTTCTTCAGCTTTAGGAAGGAGAATGGCCTGGTTAAGTGTACTCTGCACTTTCGGTCCCCAATAAATTGCATAATAAACAGGCTGCCCGGTGGACAGCCGTTGTGGAGCATTGAAAAAGGATGCTCTGGGCCAGGTCCATTATGCACCTGCAGATGGCCGAAAACTTTGCCGTGCCATTATCTACCAACGGGGGAGTGCTGCTCTGTTTCAACATGTTTTCGGCTAATTAATGTCAGAAGCCATTGCAGGGATAACTTGGCCAACGGTCTGCCATTTTGTTCTCCACCTATACACGGCCAGGCAATTGAAATTTAAGGCCGCAAGTTTATTGTGGCAACAAAAGAGCGAACTCGAcagcggatgctgctgctgccctcCCACTCCCCTCCCCACTTCACCAAACTAACTCTGCAAGTGAGCTGGCCTTTAAGAAACGCTGACCAGAACTAGGAACCAGAACTTTTTGCCGTAAATAAATCGCAACGAGCATAAATGgaatgcaaactttttttcCGGTAAGCTGACGTTCTAATTGTTGCACGGCAGTCCGAGTTGGCAACTCCTGTTGTTCCAGGTTATCTGCCGGCAGCTCTTCACCGGCACCCTCttgttgttttaataaaatatatatactcttcGTGCTCGAATGGGAAAAAAGAACGAACGTAATGCAcctttaaattgaaaacctAATGAGAAAAGCCCTTGGGAAGTGCTCAAAAATTGAAGGGAAAGGGCGGCAAAGGCCGCTACGTGCTACTGCCAACATAATTGCGCTTAAAATCGTTTAAGTGTTTTATAATCCGCCCAACGATTTTTTCCAGCTGCTGTGGCCGCTTTAAACGATGTGCCATCCATCCTGGGCGATACCAGGAATCCacaaaaagtgtaaaaacaaaaaaagcggGGAACTGGTAAAGCAAGCCGAAATGGCTTTTTAAAGCGTCGTCCTGCACGATCCTTTGCCTCAAcgggtgtgcgagtgtgggtgCGTATTTGCTTTTGCTGGTCAGTTAAGGCTCTTATgaacgcacacccacacacacaaaatcgACAATGTGAGCCATTAAAAGCGAGGCAAATTTTTTTGCACGCCGTTTGCGGATTTTTGGCGCTTTTCTTTGGGGCCACCGCCGCACCACAGGGGCATGCAATTCGCCAGCGGTGCAAGTGGTTTAATTACATCGGTGGCAAGTACCCGCACGGCTAAGAAAATTAGCTTGATGATGgtaattttagtttttgaaataaGCAAAGTACTCATTTGAATGTCTAATAAATGCATATGCTTTAGCTTTAACTATATGAATTATGAAATGATTTGCTGAAACGCGGTCAGTCTGGTAGATGCAACATTTATGTGCTCGATTTATTATTCGTAAACAAAATGAACTAGGATGCCTTTTCTTTGGCACAAGCtggtatataaatatttatgagaaAGCCAAAGCAAGTTGTATTTTCTCTACAAAATTGTTGTGATATATTCTTCCGCCTGAGTGGCTGCCATTTGACTTACGCAATCCCCAGCCAAGTCGCAGCACCTTAAAGTCaagtaataaatttaatttattcacaTTCGGAGCGGCGCACATATGCAAAAGTGAGATTTCGCTCCATATTCACCCATAAGCTGGGCACCAATTGGGGTCActattgtgtgtgtgtgtgtgtgtgtggtgttgGTGCGAGGAATTCGTCTGCGGA
This genomic stretch from Drosophila teissieri strain GT53w chromosome 2L, Prin_Dtei_1.1, whole genome shotgun sequence harbors:
- the LOC122626536 gene encoding uncharacterized protein LOC122626536, with the translated sequence MEFNAGSSKSAKEPPRVGVTIEDPVSSCDEFPRPLGPMLKFLAKNTPQHQPTRRRATVQTNQAKKSEKRTKLHLSKAPTQGRKRPAAKVAKKGALTNRKPRKSKATGIFGVNRTGGEVPTGVSNERPWWKFLFSKKQDDEKIFRQVHNDDISCDTMMTDRSTQTNTSVRIRPQWDDDYDTLNTYNMHNKYN